The genome window CAAGGCTTTAGAGTAAAGAAGTTTGAGCTTGTGGAGGTGTGAAGATGGCACTTCCAAAGGGCCTAATTCCAATGCCAAGATCAAGGTTCATTAGAGTTAAGTGCATTGACTGTGGCAACGAGCAGATTGTCTTCAGCAATCCAGCAACAAAAGTGAGATGCTTAGTCTGTGGGGCTACTCTCGTTGAGCCAACAGGCGGTAAGGGAATTATAAAGGCCAAAATATTAGAGGTTCTTGAGTGAACCTTTCTTTTCCTCTTTTCTCCGAAACTTTAAAAACCTCTTTTGCCAACAATCAAAGGGTAAAAACAATTTTAGGAGATGGTGAAAATGCCGAGGAGAGCAAGAGAATTTCCCGAAGAGGGAGAATTTGTAATCGCGACTGTCAAGAGCATCCATCCTTATGGAGCATTCCTTACACTTGACGAGTATCCCGGAAAAGAGGGATTCATGCACATAAGTGAAGTTGCATCAACTTGGGTGAAGAACATAAGGGATTACCTTAAGGAGGGTCAAAAGGTTGTTGCAAAGGTAATCAGAGTTGACCATGAGAAAGGGCATATTGACCTTAGCCTAAAGCGTGTAACCCAGCAGCAAAGGAAAGCGAAGATTCAGGAGTTCAAGAGAGCCCAAAAGGCTGAG of Thermococcus sp. M39 contains these proteins:
- a CDS encoding 30S ribosomal protein S27e — protein: MALPKGLIPMPRSRFIRVKCIDCGNEQIVFSNPATKVRCLVCGATLVEPTGGKGIIKAKILEVLE